The following coding sequences are from one Triplophysa dalaica isolate WHDGS20190420 chromosome 12, ASM1584641v1, whole genome shotgun sequence window:
- the rusc1 gene encoding uncharacterized protein rusc1 isoform X2: protein MHPSSRPSVPPRSRRFDNRHIEAKQSHVTKREDKNMNTTSSRRVTRGPPESSRLKGPSQVPRAPVVQAKLVRPQRIGAHAIPAISKPKSGRSVLNPAPAVDPNCNEPSLPCLCCDGHSPQDSNSLFNHNHNNNNTVNIRQQMKLPPPPPPNNDKLAVLKQDVKEDECKLEVKQPHVVPVEEKDEVNGNMDEKDADHLKNVDDGVNVNGNVDVNGNGGNDDEDDDDDTLVPSCGNCPDSMLDFSLTSSTSSSSTSISSCSDLECDCPDTFSLSSQDQEDPEHYQSSHSPATHCPSFESSVLPMDHNPSTRPPISPCSIDEGYPSAPSSPCSDYMDRKGEKGTCIKVNLLNFLDSMEELGKVDLFYRIVKLAHWELDNELIVRDRLDHQQKLQRVNKEVKLAYLLKLQEEGLDFNNEDIPRVLDEMGNIDISWKLYKSNKSCDSQEFSDGGVDLTAPSDLDETPVTDSLSPSPQDLLPPPRPPKPPKRHASAQPESHKYQNISGHVFSVLSTDETTASSTAVSAPTLPTLSSSPSTVKPPALSPPPSKPVPYFTLNTDSSTFTCPTPPIPPPRRRHKARLEAQRLAELEREKIPHTLPPPTSRPPPLPPPPASTTVIPPPPSVPPPPSFHALDVEIRKLLALAGLTQAELLKLSPELGVSVDVVSANEKESISEMSQMGELRVNTSQKEDIENEELDSRLREKTRFEKDKSSSVKCELDVISEKEILKEEQNDTNRTTSFTEMARRRKRNGGNCNHGCGCSYGHNVTLSPNSYYSAGLSNTDIPDVSIGRFEYTSIISDTPPPPPPRPLPPCPALASNSSGLHSLKSSTLPANSTRPDRFDWLIAFTPDTESPPLEMRKVSDDGMLHKTNSGSKVTTFKELRNRSKQGSLPAPSLPEPDPNVVTPDPDFLYNLKWRREKIEGDGWEYTSQAQASFLQPPPTPASLSLFREMCHLNIQDNCPAEPKVFQQIGCSVSEGSLRSICGERCKDDQPKKLEDGQKMEVRGMADGAWTLESRTTVSSPPLSLSTSYSLTSPYYLHSAPLSQASHYYHPDSNRDHDMPRSGDSMNISKPSCINSTFDPSRKYIDYTDSLYWTDSDNNAFFLYNQVNDPNADIDSLYHKCDHENIFIDSLYLYENDSDNKKTNFYSVYNSELDTMKNEDSLYYNEKYTRNTLKLFSDTEPPTPNINTLTEGDITPYKNIDMQSYITMRNLKNQTYANNNTYKDSQIDLPPEPVYSCSDHNSNETTTQNKQDVLSFPAYYLYHPKNCPLHKGEPPRLSPVGAISPPLRPGPPIPGTDVPHLCSPLFPRSHTLPALAAPLYYPYLYTPPVQAPLREPSVSILHSQQTPPPHTLTVRSFSFAGSEQKKATWMGDDARPSVKTEGLSSACLQEKRTLVSSVSLAVEAILAQFNSSRTLVQKALSGDSSVNPTLGRLVLQCLCPALRSLLCDGLKPHQSDLIAGRRPNSPWALVQASTKPGPSTQALHNLQAKVAGLPQLKHSRHRFNAFLFGLLNNKLLDYWLSHLHSCCDVLETFYRPMSFMRLSLTSCKPLFEELVILLQPLSLLTFNLDLLFQHHHLDHASPTLTPASHSSDIRSPPNENFSFYLSPKGLFQGSDHHLGRVLKQDHSILNSNAGLTSLSSHALDMFEESTCRNPFLGANKDEASSPLSWLKENDVSGILASGGSGASLSQQAGQALQQGWGAVMRLGERLGQNFGLASSSSSEDVKGPLDDQKTGFLLHRKSPVENRQQPREDLSLWDCETAVPWNLGRLFGASKSPNNPPTSRRPSQWLSPGVSVLTRIANLGQDTPSENCELQRNTDKEKDENQSSKETRDQPMPLRVVRTLCDYKGTRGELSFRKGEELVLLGDVDHDWIKCLQGDKEGLVPIGYASLVM from the exons ATGCACCCCTCCTCTCGTCCATCCGTGCCCCCGCGTTCCCGCAGATTTGACAATAGGCACATAGAGGCAAAGCAAAGCCATGTGACCAAGAGGGAggacaaaaacatgaacacaacatCATCTCGTCGTGTCACTCGGGGGCCACCTGAGTCTTCCAGGTTAAAGGGCCCCAGTCAAGTTCCACGAGCCCCGGTAGTTCAGGCTAAACTGGTGCGGCCACAAAGGATTGGTGCTCACGCAATACCAGCAATCTCAAAACCAAAAAGTGGCCGCAGTGTATTAAACCCTGCCCCAGCTGTGGATCCAAACTGCAACGAGCCCAGCCTACCTTGTTTGTGTTGCGATGGCCATTCACCTCAGGACAGCAACAGCCTTTTTAATCACAACCATAACAACAataacactgtaaacatcagaCAACAAATGAAGCTCCCACCCCCTCCACCTCCTAACAATGATAAATTGGCTGTTTTAAAACAAGATGTCAAAGAAGATGAGTGCAAGCTAGAAGTAAAGCAACCTCATGTTGTGCCAGTGGAGGAGAAAGATGAAGTAAATGGTAATATGGATGAAAAAGATGCAGATCACCTCAAGAACGTTGACGACGGTGTAAATGTGAATGGCAATGTTGATGTGAATGGTAATGGTGgtaatgatgatgaagatgatgatgatgacactCTTGTTCCTTCTTGTGGCAATTGCCCAGACTCCATGCTGGATTTCTCTCTTACATCTTCAACTTCATCTTCTTCCACTTCCATTAGTAGTTGCTCAGATCTGGAGTGCGACTGCCCTGATACATTTTCACTGTCATCACAGGACCAAGAGGACCCTGAGCACTATCAGTCTTCTCATTCCCCTGCCACCCATTGCCCTTCTTTTGAGTCCAGCGTCTTACCAATGGATCACAACCCTTCGACAAGACCACCAATTTCCCCTTGCTCTATTGATGAAGGCTATCCCTCCGCTCCATCCTCTCCCTGTTCTGACTACATGGACAGGAAGGGAGAAAAAGGAACATGTATTAAAGTCAATCTTCTTAATTTTTTGGACTCTATGGAAGAGTTGGGCAAAGTGGATCTATTCTACCGAATTGTTAAATTGGCACATTGGGAACTGGACAATGAGCTGATTGTCAGAGATAGGCTGGATCACCAACAGAAGCTTCAGAGGGTCAACAAAGAAGTAAAACTGGCTTATCTCTTGAAACTTCAGGAAGAAGGATTGGACTTCAATAATGAGGATATCCCCAGAGTTTTGGATGAAATGGGCAATATTGACATTTCATGGAAGTTGTATAAAAGCAACAAATCATGTGATTCCCAAGAATTTTCCGATGGAGGGGTGGATCTGACAGCACCATCTGACCTTGATGAAACCCCTGTCACTGATTCTCTGTCCCCATCGCCACAGGATCTTCTTCCCCCTCCCAGGCCTCCAAAACCTCCAAAAAGGCATGCAAGTGCCCAACCAGAATCACACAAATACCAAAATATCAGCGGACATGTCTTTTCTGTTTTATCCACCGATGAAACTACTGCTTCCTCCACAGCCGTGTCTGCTCCTACATTGCCTACACTATCCTCTTCACCCTCAACCGTGAAGCCACCAGCCCTTTCTCCTCCTCCATCAAAACCGGTGCCCTACTTTACTCTAAATACAGACTCCTCCACTTTCACCTGCCCCACGCCACCTATTCCTCCTCCCAGAAGACGCCATAAGGCTCGTCTGGAGGCACAAAGACTTGCTGAGCTTGAAAGAGAAAAGATTCCCCACACCCTTCCACCTCCAACTTCCAGACCTCCTCCACTACCACCTCCCCCAGCCTCGACCACAGTTATCCCACCGCCGCCATCAGTCCCACCTCCTCCATCTTTTCATGCACTGGATGTTGAAATCCGAAAGTTACTTGCACTGGCAGGCCTTACCCAAGCAGAATTGCTTAAACTTAGTCCAGAGTTGGGTGTTTCTGTAGATGTGGTTTCGGCGAATGAGAAAGAGTCCATATCTGAGATGTCTCAAATGGGAGAACTTAGAGTAAACACGTCTCAAAAGGAAGATATTGAGAATGAGGAGCTGGATTCCAGATTGAGAGAGAAGACTAGATTCGAGAAAGACAAGTCCTCAAGTGTGAAGTGTGAATTAGATGTGATCAGTGAAAAGGAGATTTTGAAAGAAGAACAGAATGACACAAACAGAACAACATCCTTCACGGAAATGGCAAGACGTCGTAAGAGAAATGGCGGAAACTGTAATCATGGCTGTGGCTGTAGCTATGGACACAATGTCACCTTATCACCTAACTCTTATTACAGTGCCGGTCTTAGCAATACAGATATTCCAGATGTTAGCATTGGAAGATTTGAATATACTTCAATAATTTCTGACAcccctcctcctccacctccacGACCTTTACCACCTTGTCCTGCATTAGCCTCTAATTCATCTGGACTTCATTCTCTCAAGTCATCCACTCTACCTGCCAATAGCACTCGCCCAGATAGATTTGACTGGCTGATAGCCTTTACCCCAGATACAGAGTCGCCACCCCTTGAGATGCGAAAAGTGTCAGATGATGGCatgttacacaaaacaaattcagGCTCTAAGGTCACAACCTTTAAAGAACTGCGCAATAGAAGCAAACAGGGTTCCCTGCCAGCCCCTTCCCTACCAGAACCTGATCCAAATGTAGTGACCCCAGACCCTGATTTTCTGTACAACCTCAAATGGAGGAGAGAAAAGATTGAAGGAGATGGCTGGGAATATACTTCCCAAGCACAAGCCTCTTTTCTCCAGCCGCCACCCACTCCCGCCTCACTGTCCCTCTTCAGGGAAATGTGCCACCTGAATATACAAGACAACTGTCCAGCAGAACCCAAAGTTTTCCAACAAATTGGTTGTTCAGTTAGCGAAGGCAGTCTTAGGAGTATTTGTGGTGAAAGATGTAAAGATGATCAACCCAAAAAGCTGGAAGATGGGCAGAAGATGGAAGTTAGAGGAATGGCAGATGGAGCGTGGACATTGGAATCCAGGACAACAG TGTCCTCACCTCCCCTGTCTCTGTCCACGTCTTACTCCCTGACCTCACCTTATTACCTGCACTCCGCTCCCTTGTCACAAGCCTCCCATTATTACCACCCTGACTCTAACAGAGATCATGACATGCCCCGAAGCGGGGATTCCATGAACATATCTAAACCATCATGCATAAATTCCACTTTTGACCCTAGTAGAAAATATATCGACTATACTGATTCCCTTTACTGGACTGATTCAGAtaacaatgcatttttcttATATAACCAGGTAAATGATCCCAATGCTGACATTGATTCTTTGTACCATAAATGCGACCATGAAAATATCTTTATAGATTCTTTATACCTATATGAGAATGATTCAGACAACAAGAAAACCAACTTTTACTCTGTGTATAACAGTGAACTGGATACAATGAAAAACGAAGATTCGCTTTATTACAatgaaaaatacacaagaaACACCCTGAAGCTTTTCTCTGACACTGAACCACCAACCCCCAACATTAACACACTCACAGAGGGCGACATAACACCATATAAGAACATTGACATGCAAAGCTACATAACAATGCGAAATCTCAAAAACCAGACTTACGCAAACAACAACACTTACAAAGACTCTCAGATTGATTTGCCTCCAGAGCCAGTTTACTCATGTTCCGATCACAACAGCAATGAAACgacaacacaaaacaagcagGACGTTTTATCATTTCCTGCCTACTATCTCTACCATCCCAAAAACTGCCCCCTGCATAAAGGTGAACCTCCACGGCTGTCCCCCGTCGGGGCAATCTCTCCTCCCCTCCGACCCGGACCTCCCATTCCTGGCACAGATGTTCCCCATCTCTGTTCTCCCCTCTTTCCTCGAAGTCACACCCTTCCCGCCCTTGCCGCCCCGCTTTATTACCCCTACCTGTACACCCCTCCAGTCCAAGCCCCTCTGAGGGAGCCATCAGTCTCCATACTTCACTCTCAGCAGACTCCTCCACCACATACTTTGA CTGTTCGCAGCTTCTCATTCGCTGGCTCTGAGCAGAAAAAAGCGACCTGGATGGGAGATGACGCAAGGCCCTCAGTGAAAACTGAAGGGCTTTCTTCTGCGTGCCTGCAAGAAAAGAGAA CTCTTGTCAGTTCAGTAAGTTTGGCAGTGGAGGCTATTTTGGCTCAGTTCAATTCATCTAGGACCCTTGTGCAGAAG GCTCTCTCTGGAGACAGCAGTGTAAATCCCACTCTTGGTCGGCTGGTACTGCAGTGCCTTTGCCCAGCCCTGCGCAGCCTGCTCTGTGACGGACTCAAGCCCCATCAGAGTGACCTTATTGCGGGCAGAAGGCCGAATTCACCGTGGGCATTGGTTCAGGCCTCCACAAAACCAG GCCCAAGCACACAGGCTTTACACAACCTCCAGGCTAAAGTAGCAGGGCTTCCTCAGCTTAAGCACAGCAGACACAGGTTCAACGCCTTCCTGTTTGGACTTCTCAA TAACAAACTCCTGGATTACTGGCTTTCACATCTGCATTCTTGCTGTG ATGTGTTGGAGACGTTTTATCGCCCTATGTCCTTCATGCGCCTATCACTCACTTCCTGCAAGCCTCTTTTCGAAGAGCTTGTTATTCTTCTACAGCCTCTTTCTCTTCTTACCTTCAACCTTGATCTGCTGTTTCAGCATCACCACCTTGACCACGCCTCCCCGACTCTCACTCCAGCCAGTCACAGCTCCGATATACGTAGTCCGCCAAATGAAAACTTCAGCTTCTACTTGTCCCCAAAGGGTCTTTTCCAAGGAAGCGACCATCATCTTGGACGCGTATTAAAGCAAGACCACAGTATCTTGAATTCCAACGCAGGCCTCACAAGCCTGTCTAGTCATGCTCTTGATATGTTCGAAGAATCAACCTGTCGGAATCCATTTTTGGGTGCCAACAAAGATGAAGCCAGTTCGCCATTATCGTGGTTGAAGGAGAATGACGTGTCAGGGATTCTTGCAAGTGGTGGGAGTGGCGCGAGTCTTTCCCAGCAGGCAGGCCAGGCCCTTCAGCAGGGCTGGGGGGCAGTAATGCGTTTGGGGGAGCGTTTGGGGCAAAACTTTGGTTTGGCCTCGTCCAGCTCCTCAGAAGATGTGAAGGGTCCATTGGATGACCAGAAGACAGGCTTCCTACTGCATCGGAAAAGTCCAGTTGAAAACAGACAGCAACCAAGAGAAGATCTTTCCTTGTGGGATTGTGAAACGGCTGTTCCCTGGAACTTGGGAAGGCTTTTTGGAGCATCAAAGAGCCCCAACAACCCCCCAACAAGCAG GCGGCCATCTCAGTGGCTTTCACCTGGGGTATCCGTCCTTACCCGCATAGCGAATCTTGGCCAGGATACTCCATCTGAGAACTGTGAGCTGCAGAGgaacacagataaagaaaaagatgaaaatcaATCAAGCAAGGAAACCAGAGATCAGCCAATGCCCCTGAG GGTGGTCAGAACTCTGTGTGACTACAAAGGCACCAGGGGAGAGCTGAGCTTCAGGAAAGGGGAGGAGCTTGTTCTCTTAGGAGACGTGGACCATGACTGGATAAAGTGTCTTCAAGGTGACAAAGAGGGCCTTGTTCCCATTGGTTATGCTTCACTTGTTATGTGA
- the rusc1 gene encoding uncharacterized protein rusc1 isoform X3, which produces MHPSSRPSVPPRSRRFDNRHIEAKQSHVTKREDKNMNTTSSRRVTRGPPESSRLKGPSQVPRAPVVQAKLVRPQRIGAHAIPAISKPKSGRSVLNPAPAVDPNCNEPSLPCLCCDGHSPQDSNSLFNHNHNNNNTVNIRQQMKLPPPPPPNNDKLAVLKQDVKEDECKLEVKQPHVVPVEEKDEVNGNMDEKDADHLKNVDDGVNVNGNVDVNGNGGNDDEDDDDDTLVPSCGNCPDSMLDFSLTSSTSSSSTSISSCSDLECDCPDTFSLSSQDQEDPEHYQSSHSPATHCPSFESSVLPMDHNPSTRPPISPCSIDEGYPSAPSSPCSDYMDRKGEKGTCIKVNLLNFLDSMEELGKVDLFYRIVKLAHWELDNELIVRDRLDHQQKLQRVNKEVKLAYLLKLQEEGLDFNNEDIPRVLDEMGNIDISWKLYKSNKSCDSQEFSDGGVDLTAPSDLDETPVTDSLSPSPQDLLPPPRPPKPPKRHASAQPESHKYQNISGHVFSVLSTDETTASSTAVSAPTLPTLSSSPSTVKPPALSPPPSKPVPYFTLNTDSSTFTCPTPPIPPPRRRHKARLEAQRLAELEREKIPHTLPPPTSRPPPLPPPPASTTVIPPPPSVPPPPSFHALDVEIRKLLALAGLTQAELLKLSPELGVSVDVVSANEKESISEMSQMGELRVNTSQKEDIENEELDSRLREKTRFEKDKSSSVKCELDVISEKEILKEEQNDTNRTTSFTEMARRRKRNGGNCNHGCGCSYGHNVTLSPNSYYSAGLSNTDIPDVSIGRFEYTSIISDTPPPPPPRPLPPCPALASNSSGLHSLKSSTLPANSTRPDRFDWLIAFTPDTESPPLEMRKVSDDGMLHKTNSGSKVTTFKELRNRSKQGSLPAPSLPEPDPNVVTPDPDFLYNLKWRREKIEGDGWEYTSQAQASFLQPPPTPASLSLFREMCHLNIQDNCPAEPKVFQQIGCSVSEGSLRSICGERCKDDQPKKLEDGQKMEVRGMADGAWTLESRTTAVRSFSFAGSEQKKATWMGDDARPSVKTEGLSSACLQEKRTLVSSVSLAVEAILAQFNSSRTLVQKFHTVDKALSGDSSVNPTLGRLVLQCLCPALRSLLCDGLKPHQSDLIAGRRPNSPWALVQASTKPGPSTQALHNLQAKVAGLPQLKHSRHRFNAFLFGLLNNKLLDYWLSHLHSCCDVLETFYRPMSFMRLSLTSCKPLFEELVILLQPLSLLTFNLDLLFQHHHLDHASPTLTPASHSSDIRSPPNENFSFYLSPKGLFQGSDHHLGRVLKQDHSILNSNAGLTSLSSHALDMFEESTCRNPFLGANKDEASSPLSWLKENDVSGILASGGSGASLSQQAGQALQQGWGAVMRLGERLGQNFGLASSSSSEDVKGPLDDQKTGFLLHRKSPVENRQQPREDLSLWDCETAVPWNLGRLFGASKSPNNPPTSRRPSQWLSPGVSVLTRIANLGQDTPSENCELQRNTDKEKDENQSSKETRDQPMPLRVVRTLCDYKGTRGELSFRKGEELVLLGDVDHDWIKCLQGDKEGLVPIGYASLVM; this is translated from the exons ATGCACCCCTCCTCTCGTCCATCCGTGCCCCCGCGTTCCCGCAGATTTGACAATAGGCACATAGAGGCAAAGCAAAGCCATGTGACCAAGAGGGAggacaaaaacatgaacacaacatCATCTCGTCGTGTCACTCGGGGGCCACCTGAGTCTTCCAGGTTAAAGGGCCCCAGTCAAGTTCCACGAGCCCCGGTAGTTCAGGCTAAACTGGTGCGGCCACAAAGGATTGGTGCTCACGCAATACCAGCAATCTCAAAACCAAAAAGTGGCCGCAGTGTATTAAACCCTGCCCCAGCTGTGGATCCAAACTGCAACGAGCCCAGCCTACCTTGTTTGTGTTGCGATGGCCATTCACCTCAGGACAGCAACAGCCTTTTTAATCACAACCATAACAACAataacactgtaaacatcagaCAACAAATGAAGCTCCCACCCCCTCCACCTCCTAACAATGATAAATTGGCTGTTTTAAAACAAGATGTCAAAGAAGATGAGTGCAAGCTAGAAGTAAAGCAACCTCATGTTGTGCCAGTGGAGGAGAAAGATGAAGTAAATGGTAATATGGATGAAAAAGATGCAGATCACCTCAAGAACGTTGACGACGGTGTAAATGTGAATGGCAATGTTGATGTGAATGGTAATGGTGgtaatgatgatgaagatgatgatgatgacactCTTGTTCCTTCTTGTGGCAATTGCCCAGACTCCATGCTGGATTTCTCTCTTACATCTTCAACTTCATCTTCTTCCACTTCCATTAGTAGTTGCTCAGATCTGGAGTGCGACTGCCCTGATACATTTTCACTGTCATCACAGGACCAAGAGGACCCTGAGCACTATCAGTCTTCTCATTCCCCTGCCACCCATTGCCCTTCTTTTGAGTCCAGCGTCTTACCAATGGATCACAACCCTTCGACAAGACCACCAATTTCCCCTTGCTCTATTGATGAAGGCTATCCCTCCGCTCCATCCTCTCCCTGTTCTGACTACATGGACAGGAAGGGAGAAAAAGGAACATGTATTAAAGTCAATCTTCTTAATTTTTTGGACTCTATGGAAGAGTTGGGCAAAGTGGATCTATTCTACCGAATTGTTAAATTGGCACATTGGGAACTGGACAATGAGCTGATTGTCAGAGATAGGCTGGATCACCAACAGAAGCTTCAGAGGGTCAACAAAGAAGTAAAACTGGCTTATCTCTTGAAACTTCAGGAAGAAGGATTGGACTTCAATAATGAGGATATCCCCAGAGTTTTGGATGAAATGGGCAATATTGACATTTCATGGAAGTTGTATAAAAGCAACAAATCATGTGATTCCCAAGAATTTTCCGATGGAGGGGTGGATCTGACAGCACCATCTGACCTTGATGAAACCCCTGTCACTGATTCTCTGTCCCCATCGCCACAGGATCTTCTTCCCCCTCCCAGGCCTCCAAAACCTCCAAAAAGGCATGCAAGTGCCCAACCAGAATCACACAAATACCAAAATATCAGCGGACATGTCTTTTCTGTTTTATCCACCGATGAAACTACTGCTTCCTCCACAGCCGTGTCTGCTCCTACATTGCCTACACTATCCTCTTCACCCTCAACCGTGAAGCCACCAGCCCTTTCTCCTCCTCCATCAAAACCGGTGCCCTACTTTACTCTAAATACAGACTCCTCCACTTTCACCTGCCCCACGCCACCTATTCCTCCTCCCAGAAGACGCCATAAGGCTCGTCTGGAGGCACAAAGACTTGCTGAGCTTGAAAGAGAAAAGATTCCCCACACCCTTCCACCTCCAACTTCCAGACCTCCTCCACTACCACCTCCCCCAGCCTCGACCACAGTTATCCCACCGCCGCCATCAGTCCCACCTCCTCCATCTTTTCATGCACTGGATGTTGAAATCCGAAAGTTACTTGCACTGGCAGGCCTTACCCAAGCAGAATTGCTTAAACTTAGTCCAGAGTTGGGTGTTTCTGTAGATGTGGTTTCGGCGAATGAGAAAGAGTCCATATCTGAGATGTCTCAAATGGGAGAACTTAGAGTAAACACGTCTCAAAAGGAAGATATTGAGAATGAGGAGCTGGATTCCAGATTGAGAGAGAAGACTAGATTCGAGAAAGACAAGTCCTCAAGTGTGAAGTGTGAATTAGATGTGATCAGTGAAAAGGAGATTTTGAAAGAAGAACAGAATGACACAAACAGAACAACATCCTTCACGGAAATGGCAAGACGTCGTAAGAGAAATGGCGGAAACTGTAATCATGGCTGTGGCTGTAGCTATGGACACAATGTCACCTTATCACCTAACTCTTATTACAGTGCCGGTCTTAGCAATACAGATATTCCAGATGTTAGCATTGGAAGATTTGAATATACTTCAATAATTTCTGACAcccctcctcctccacctccacGACCTTTACCACCTTGTCCTGCATTAGCCTCTAATTCATCTGGACTTCATTCTCTCAAGTCATCCACTCTACCTGCCAATAGCACTCGCCCAGATAGATTTGACTGGCTGATAGCCTTTACCCCAGATACAGAGTCGCCACCCCTTGAGATGCGAAAAGTGTCAGATGATGGCatgttacacaaaacaaattcagGCTCTAAGGTCACAACCTTTAAAGAACTGCGCAATAGAAGCAAACAGGGTTCCCTGCCAGCCCCTTCCCTACCAGAACCTGATCCAAATGTAGTGACCCCAGACCCTGATTTTCTGTACAACCTCAAATGGAGGAGAGAAAAGATTGAAGGAGATGGCTGGGAATATACTTCCCAAGCACAAGCCTCTTTTCTCCAGCCGCCACCCACTCCCGCCTCACTGTCCCTCTTCAGGGAAATGTGCCACCTGAATATACAAGACAACTGTCCAGCAGAACCCAAAGTTTTCCAACAAATTGGTTGTTCAGTTAGCGAAGGCAGTCTTAGGAGTATTTGTGGTGAAAGATGTAAAGATGATCAACCCAAAAAGCTGGAAGATGGGCAGAAGATGGAAGTTAGAGGAATGGCAGATGGAGCGTGGACATTGGAATCCAGGACAACAG CTGTTCGCAGCTTCTCATTCGCTGGCTCTGAGCAGAAAAAAGCGACCTGGATGGGAGATGACGCAAGGCCCTCAGTGAAAACTGAAGGGCTTTCTTCTGCGTGCCTGCAAGAAAAGAGAA CTCTTGTCAGTTCAGTAAGTTTGGCAGTGGAGGCTATTTTGGCTCAGTTCAATTCATCTAGGACCCTTGTGCAGAAG TTTCACACAGTAGATAAG GCTCTCTCTGGAGACAGCAGTGTAAATCCCACTCTTGGTCGGCTGGTACTGCAGTGCCTTTGCCCAGCCCTGCGCAGCCTGCTCTGTGACGGACTCAAGCCCCATCAGAGTGACCTTATTGCGGGCAGAAGGCCGAATTCACCGTGGGCATTGGTTCAGGCCTCCACAAAACCAG GCCCAAGCACACAGGCTTTACACAACCTCCAGGCTAAAGTAGCAGGGCTTCCTCAGCTTAAGCACAGCAGACACAGGTTCAACGCCTTCCTGTTTGGACTTCTCAA TAACAAACTCCTGGATTACTGGCTTTCACATCTGCATTCTTGCTGTG ATGTGTTGGAGACGTTTTATCGCCCTATGTCCTTCATGCGCCTATCACTCACTTCCTGCAAGCCTCTTTTCGAAGAGCTTGTTATTCTTCTACAGCCTCTTTCTCTTCTTACCTTCAACCTTGATCTGCTGTTTCAGCATCACCACCTTGACCACGCCTCCCCGACTCTCACTCCAGCCAGTCACAGCTCCGATATACGTAGTCCGCCAAATGAAAACTTCAGCTTCTACTTGTCCCCAAAGGGTCTTTTCCAAGGAAGCGACCATCATCTTGGACGCGTATTAAAGCAAGACCACAGTATCTTGAATTCCAACGCAGGCCTCACAAGCCTGTCTAGTCATGCTCTTGATATGTTCGAAGAATCAACCTGTCGGAATCCATTTTTGGGTGCCAACAAAGATGAAGCCAGTTCGCCATTATCGTGGTTGAAGGAGAATGACGTGTCAGGGATTCTTGCAAGTGGTGGGAGTGGCGCGAGTCTTTCCCAGCAGGCAGGCCAGGCCCTTCAGCAGGGCTGGGGGGCAGTAATGCGTTTGGGGGAGCGTTTGGGGCAAAACTTTGGTTTGGCCTCGTCCAGCTCCTCAGAAGATGTGAAGGGTCCATTGGATGACCAGAAGACAGGCTTCCTACTGCATCGGAAAAGTCCAGTTGAAAACAGACAGCAACCAAGAGAAGATCTTTCCTTGTGGGATTGTGAAACGGCTGTTCCCTGGAACTTGGGAAGGCTTTTTGGAGCATCAAAGAGCCCCAACAACCCCCCAACAAGCAG GCGGCCATCTCAGTGGCTTTCACCTGGGGTATCCGTCCTTACCCGCATAGCGAATCTTGGCCAGGATACTCCATCTGAGAACTGTGAGCTGCAGAGgaacacagataaagaaaaagatgaaaatcaATCAAGCAAGGAAACCAGAGATCAGCCAATGCCCCTGAG GGTGGTCAGAACTCTGTGTGACTACAAAGGCACCAGGGGAGAGCTGAGCTTCAGGAAAGGGGAGGAGCTTGTTCTCTTAGGAGACGTGGACCATGACTGGATAAAGTGTCTTCAAGGTGACAAAGAGGGCCTTGTTCCCATTGGTTATGCTTCACTTGTTATGTGA